One Bacillus sp. 1780r2a1 DNA segment encodes these proteins:
- a CDS encoding YycC family protein, with protein sequence MRPLQISPDTAVKLAEKLNVPLEQLMHMPQHILLQKLAQLDKEDENN encoded by the coding sequence ATGAGACCACTACAAATCTCACCTGATACGGCTGTTAAACTGGCTGAAAAACTGAACGTCCCTTTAGAACAACTGATGCACATGCCACAGCATATCCTATTGCAAAAGCTTGCTCAGCTGGATAAAGAAGACGAAAATAACTAA
- a CDS encoding DUF2798 domain-containing protein: MRIHIRYKRIIFAFCMALSISCFVSFMLVSINFGYNDTFMQTWLKIWSEAFVCAFFGSYFFPIGINKLMSKIQFVEKSLNGSGKEI, encoded by the coding sequence TTGAGGATTCATATAAGATATAAGCGTATTATTTTTGCCTTCTGCATGGCTTTAAGTATTTCTTGTTTTGTTTCATTTATGTTGGTATCCATTAACTTTGGTTACAATGATACATTTATGCAAACGTGGTTAAAAATCTGGTCTGAAGCTTTTGTATGTGCTTTTTTTGGCTCTTATTTCTTTCCAATCGGAATTAATAAACTAATGAGTAAAATTCAGTTTGTAGAAAAATCTCTAAATGGTAGTGGTAAAGAAATATAA
- a CDS encoding glycerophosphodiester phosphodiesterase: MRIMGHRGAAGTFPENTMISFEEAIRVGADGIELDVHMSKDGELMVIHDEKVDRTTNGKGYIRDFNYKELRSLDASYKFKKKYGACQIPTLNEVLAWASNQQFSVNIELKNNLFEYAYLEMKVLDLIYYYKMKERIIISSFNHNSLARVTSFDSTIETAILYSYPMFEPWIYAQHLGARALHPNYRTVNQVNVAASKDYRIPVRPYTVNDVKLAKQLYGYGCESIITDYPEKMIKEFAANRM; encoded by the coding sequence ATGCGTATTATGGGTCACAGAGGAGCAGCAGGGACGTTTCCTGAAAATACAATGATTTCGTTTGAAGAAGCAATCAGAGTAGGAGCAGATGGAATTGAACTTGATGTTCATATGTCCAAAGACGGTGAGCTCATGGTTATTCATGATGAAAAAGTTGATCGAACAACAAATGGTAAAGGATATATAAGAGACTTTAACTATAAAGAATTAAGAAGTCTTGATGCGAGCTATAAATTTAAAAAGAAATACGGAGCTTGTCAAATACCTACGTTAAATGAAGTACTAGCTTGGGCTTCTAACCAGCAGTTTTCTGTTAATATTGAATTGAAAAATAACCTGTTTGAGTATGCTTATTTAGAAATGAAGGTACTTGATCTCATCTACTATTATAAAATGAAAGAGCGTATCATTATATCTTCATTTAATCATAATAGCTTAGCAAGAGTCACATCTTTTGATTCAACAATTGAAACAGCTATTTTATATTCATATCCAATGTTTGAACCCTGGATTTATGCTCAACACCTTGGTGCTAGAGCACTTCATCCAAATTATCGCACAGTTAATCAAGTAAACGTAGCCGCTTCCAAAGACTATCGTATCCCTGTGCGGCCATATACAGTGAATGATGTAAAGCTAGCGAAACAGCTATACGGATATGGTTGTGAATCCATCATCACTGATTATCCTGAGAAAATGATTAAAGAATTTGCTGCTAATCGTATGTAA
- the yqiS gene encoding phosphate butyryltransferase, which translates to MILKQLMRKSITNKQVTIAVAAAEDAETLEAVNQACEHQLARFILYGNEAKIKSNLEQKIKRRLEAGEVTIVHTNSPQQSAQEAVRAVAMNEAHIVMKGHLSTSTILKAVLHKENGLRTGNVLSHVAAFEIPGYDRPIIVTDAAMNIAPNIQEKVQIIENAVGVAQAMGITKPKVAPIAAVEVVNPAMEATTDAALLTQMNKRGQIKGCVVDGPLALDNAISHVAAEQKGIQSEVAGAADILMVPTIESGNILYKSLIYFAKAKVGAVIAGAKAPIVLTSRADSAESKLYSLALAINVATHN; encoded by the coding sequence ATGATACTTAAACAGTTAATGCGTAAAAGTATAACGAATAAACAGGTTACAATCGCCGTTGCTGCTGCTGAGGACGCAGAAACCCTTGAAGCGGTTAATCAGGCCTGTGAGCACCAATTAGCTCGTTTTATTTTATATGGAAACGAAGCTAAAATTAAATCAAATTTAGAGCAAAAAATCAAAAGACGCTTGGAAGCAGGCGAAGTTACGATTGTGCATACAAATTCACCTCAACAATCTGCCCAAGAAGCAGTGCGTGCTGTAGCAATGAATGAAGCGCATATCGTTATGAAAGGTCACCTCTCAACTTCAACCATTCTTAAAGCTGTTTTACATAAAGAGAACGGTTTGCGAACTGGAAACGTCTTGTCACACGTAGCTGCCTTTGAAATTCCAGGGTATGACAGACCTATTATTGTCACAGATGCAGCAATGAATATTGCACCAAATATTCAAGAGAAAGTTCAAATTATTGAAAATGCCGTGGGTGTTGCACAAGCAATGGGGATAACCAAACCGAAAGTAGCACCAATTGCGGCTGTTGAAGTAGTCAATCCAGCAATGGAAGCGACTACTGATGCTGCATTACTAACACAGATGAACAAGCGTGGTCAAATAAAAGGTTGTGTTGTCGATGGACCTCTTGCTTTGGATAATGCCATCAGTCACGTAGCTGCTGAGCAAAAAGGAATTCAAAGCGAAGTTGCTGGAGCAGCTGATATTTTAATGGTACCTACAATTGAATCGGGAAACATTTTATATAAATCACTTATTTATTTTGCGAAAGCAAAGGTTGGAGCTGTTATTGCTGGAGCAAAAGCGCCAATCGTACTTACGTCACGAGCAGACTCTGCTGAAAGTAAACTTTACTCGTTAGCGTTAGCAATCAACGTAGCGACACATAATTAA
- a CDS encoding L-lactate dehydrogenase, which yields MEMTLGNKVVLVGTGAVGASYAYSLMNQGICDELVLVDLNAEKARGDVMDLAHGIVYAPSSMHISFGTYDDCKDAAIVVICAGAAQKPGETRLDLVHKNVQIFEHIVNGVMESRFNGIFLVATNPVDILTYATWKFSGLPKERVIGSGTILDSARFRHLLSEELGAAPTSVHGYIIGEHGDSQLAVWSGANICGTPIANQLSPQRKEEIAVQVRNAAYDIIKSKGATYYGIAMGLARITRAILKNEQVVLPVGAYLDGEYDQHDIYVGVPSIIHRGGVKKVLELPLDEMEQKKFSESIQTLKEIQKSLFTLTN from the coding sequence ATGGAAATGACGTTAGGAAATAAAGTTGTGTTAGTAGGTACAGGTGCAGTTGGAGCAAGCTATGCGTATTCATTAATGAATCAAGGTATTTGCGATGAGTTAGTATTAGTTGATTTAAACGCAGAAAAAGCACGCGGTGATGTAATGGATTTAGCTCACGGTATCGTATATGCTCCAAGCTCTATGCACATTTCTTTTGGAACGTATGATGATTGTAAAGACGCTGCTATTGTCGTAATTTGTGCAGGAGCTGCTCAAAAGCCAGGAGAAACGAGACTTGACCTTGTTCATAAAAATGTCCAAATCTTCGAACATATTGTAAATGGAGTTATGGAATCTAGATTTAATGGCATTTTTTTAGTAGCGACAAACCCAGTTGATATTCTTACCTATGCCACATGGAAATTTTCAGGTCTTCCAAAGGAACGCGTAATTGGTTCAGGCACCATCCTTGATTCAGCTCGTTTCCGCCACCTCCTCAGTGAAGAGCTTGGTGCAGCTCCAACAAGCGTTCATGGTTATATCATTGGAGAACATGGTGATTCTCAGCTTGCCGTTTGGAGCGGAGCAAATATTTGTGGAACACCAATTGCAAATCAGCTATCACCACAACGAAAAGAAGAAATTGCTGTTCAAGTACGAAATGCAGCTTATGACATTATCAAATCAAAAGGCGCTACTTATTACGGTATTGCAATGGGGCTAGCCAGGATTACGAGAGCTATCTTAAAAAATGAGCAAGTTGTTCTTCCAGTAGGAGCCTATTTAGATGGTGAATACGATCAGCACGATATTTATGTGGGTGTTCCAAGTATCATTCATCGCGGAGGTGTCAAAAAAGTCTTAGAACTTCCGTTAGATGAGATGGAACAGAAAAAGTTCTCAGAATCTATTCAAACGTTAAAAGAAATTCAGAAATCACTTTTCACTTTAACAAACTAA
- a CDS encoding sigma 54-interacting transcriptional regulator, translated as MQTVLIIGANTGGLAVLKMIEEAEGIKVVGVVDVNSKAPAMKYAEQLGIKVSTTWGSFLHKGVDVIVDATGNEYVFQELHKQKQSNTLLIPGSVAKMMASLMDQKEELIERLTHESDKYNLIFNSTHDAMIVVDKEAKVTLFNKSAERITGLKSENVIGKHIHESIPASELPTTLLTKRTDYNREFTITNSHKVITSRIPMVNEKGELFGAFSVFKDITEVVNLAEEVTNLKDIQTMLEAIIQSSEEAISVVDEEGVGLLINPAYTKITGLQRSDIIGKPATTDISEGESMHMQVLKTRRAVRGVSMKVGPNKKDVVVNVAPVIVDGKLKGSVGVIHDISEIQQLTTELNRARQIIRTLEAKYSFADIIGESEEFLLAIEQAKLAAKTPATVLLRGESGTGKELFAHAIHNASERKYNKFVRVNCAALSESLLESELFGYEEGAFSGAKRGGKRGLFEEANNGSIFLDEIGELSAHMQAKLLRVLQEKELVRVGGTSSIPVNVRVIAATNVNLEQGIAEGTIRQDLYYRLNKIPIQIPPLRLRKEDIEALALHLITKINQDYGRSVEGLSEDALKLLLHYDWPGNVRELENILGRAVIYMQYSEVLITAKHLPTLNNVSEQSESIPVDFTIQNGETLSTLVEQYERDVILHVLKEHDYNKTKTAKRLNISIRALYYKLEKYGIANIGMQ; from the coding sequence ATGCAAACTGTGTTGATTATTGGTGCTAACACGGGTGGATTAGCCGTACTAAAAATGATTGAAGAAGCCGAGGGAATAAAGGTAGTTGGAGTAGTAGACGTTAATTCTAAAGCCCCAGCGATGAAGTATGCAGAGCAATTAGGAATAAAAGTTTCCACAACCTGGGGGTCTTTTCTCCATAAAGGTGTAGACGTCATTGTAGATGCGACTGGGAATGAATATGTGTTTCAGGAACTACATAAGCAAAAACAAAGTAATACGTTACTAATACCAGGTTCAGTTGCTAAAATGATGGCTAGCTTAATGGACCAAAAAGAAGAGTTAATTGAACGCTTAACGCATGAATCAGATAAGTATAATCTAATCTTTAACTCTACACATGATGCAATGATTGTTGTAGATAAAGAGGCGAAAGTAACCCTCTTTAATAAAAGTGCTGAAAGAATCACGGGCTTAAAAAGTGAAAATGTCATTGGAAAGCATATCCATGAATCCATTCCAGCAAGCGAGTTACCAACAACTTTACTGACAAAACGAACGGATTATAATCGAGAGTTTACTATTACCAATAGTCATAAAGTAATTACGTCACGTATTCCTATGGTTAATGAAAAAGGAGAATTATTTGGAGCCTTTTCTGTTTTTAAAGATATTACAGAAGTGGTAAATTTAGCTGAAGAAGTGACGAATTTAAAGGATATTCAAACTATGCTTGAAGCAATTATTCAGTCATCAGAAGAAGCCATTTCAGTTGTGGATGAAGAAGGTGTTGGGTTATTAATAAACCCTGCTTATACAAAGATTACGGGGCTTCAACGCTCAGATATTATTGGAAAGCCGGCGACCACAGATATCTCTGAAGGAGAAAGCATGCACATGCAAGTGTTAAAAACAAGAAGAGCTGTGCGTGGTGTTAGCATGAAGGTAGGGCCGAACAAAAAAGATGTTGTTGTAAACGTTGCTCCAGTTATTGTTGATGGTAAGTTAAAAGGGAGCGTAGGTGTTATCCACGATATCTCAGAGATACAGCAGCTTACTACGGAATTAAACAGAGCGCGCCAAATTATTCGTACGCTAGAAGCGAAGTATTCGTTTGCAGACATTATTGGTGAATCTGAAGAGTTTTTGTTAGCTATCGAACAAGCAAAACTAGCAGCTAAAACTCCTGCAACAGTATTATTACGCGGAGAGTCCGGAACTGGAAAAGAGCTGTTTGCCCACGCTATTCATAATGCAAGTGAACGAAAGTATAACAAATTTGTGCGCGTAAACTGCGCTGCGCTATCAGAATCTCTTTTAGAAAGCGAACTCTTTGGATATGAAGAAGGAGCATTTTCAGGTGCTAAGCGTGGAGGCAAGCGCGGGTTGTTTGAAGAAGCAAATAACGGAAGTATTTTCTTAGATGAAATCGGTGAATTATCAGCACATATGCAAGCAAAACTATTACGAGTACTGCAAGAAAAGGAATTAGTACGAGTAGGAGGAACTAGCTCAATTCCTGTAAACGTACGAGTAATTGCAGCAACGAATGTGAATTTGGAACAAGGGATTGCAGAAGGAACAATTAGACAAGATCTTTACTATCGATTAAATAAAATTCCAATCCAAATTCCGCCTCTTCGTCTGCGAAAAGAAGATATCGAGGCCTTGGCGCTACACTTGATTACAAAAATTAATCAAGACTATGGTAGAAGCGTAGAAGGTCTATCAGAAGATGCGTTGAAACTACTTCTACACTATGATTGGCCTGGGAACGTCAGAGAGCTTGAGAATATTTTGGGAAGAGCTGTTATTTATATGCAGTATAGTGAAGTGCTCATTACTGCAAAGCATCTTCCAACCTTAAATAATGTAAGTGAGCAGTCTGAATCAATACCTGTTGATTTTACTATACAAAATGGTGAAACTCTTTCAACGTTAGTGGAACAATATGAAAGAGATGTTATACTGCACGTTTTAAAAGAACATGATTATAATAAAACAAAAACTGCGAAACGTCTAAATATATCCATCCGTGCTCTTTACTACAAACTTGAAAAATATGGAATTGCAAATATAGGCATGCAATAA
- a CDS encoding L-lactate permease: MLVDTYNPFENLTLSALIAAIPIISFLICLTLFKMKGIYAALLNLAITLFLVVYFFDLSPTNAVGSVIQGFIQGIWPIGYIIIMAVWLYKIAVETGKFDVLRGSIINISSDQRLQLLLIGFCFNAFLEGAAGFGVPIAICAVLLVSLGFKPLQAAMLCLIANGASGAFGAIGIPIAIVDTFQLENVSAMDVSVQTALTLPLVNFTIPFLLILLLDGWRGVKETLPAILVTSFVYTSAQAAMTIWIGPELADIIPALLAMGALALFLRKWQPKRIFLLNGQVSTVNKYALKDIILSWSPFYLLTGFVLLWSLPVFKSLFQPGNLLSSFVFTFNAPGTPIALSIDFIGATGTAILLAAVTTVLTTKKISLSRSLALLGKTIKEFIIPIGMICAVISIAKLMTYGGLTMALGNAVAEAGQIFPFFSPVLGWIGVFMTGSVVNNNTLFAPIQTTAASLIGTNPSMLVASNTAGGVMAKLVSPQSIAIATAAVGQTGKEAELTKMTLRYSLTLLLFVCIWTFILSLFQ, encoded by the coding sequence ATGCTTGTTGATACGTATAATCCATTTGAGAATCTTACACTTTCAGCACTTATTGCAGCTATTCCTATTATCTCATTTTTAATATGCTTAACTCTTTTTAAAATGAAAGGGATTTATGCAGCACTATTAAACCTAGCTATTACACTGTTTCTTGTTGTTTACTTTTTTGACCTTTCACCTACCAATGCAGTTGGGAGCGTAATTCAAGGTTTCATTCAAGGTATTTGGCCTATCGGCTATATTATTATTATGGCGGTTTGGCTTTACAAAATTGCCGTCGAAACCGGGAAATTTGATGTTCTAAGAGGTAGTATTATCAACATCTCCAGTGATCAGCGACTTCAACTGTTGCTCATCGGCTTTTGCTTTAATGCCTTTTTAGAAGGAGCTGCGGGCTTTGGTGTACCAATTGCAATTTGCGCCGTGCTGCTCGTTTCACTCGGCTTTAAGCCACTTCAAGCAGCTATGCTTTGCCTAATAGCAAACGGAGCATCTGGTGCGTTTGGTGCCATTGGTATTCCAATAGCAATCGTTGATACTTTTCAGTTAGAGAATGTAAGTGCTATGGATGTATCTGTTCAAACAGCTTTAACGCTCCCTTTGGTTAACTTTACGATTCCTTTCTTGCTCATCTTATTACTTGATGGATGGCGAGGAGTTAAAGAAACGCTCCCTGCTATTTTGGTCACGTCTTTTGTTTATACTAGTGCACAAGCCGCTATGACTATCTGGATTGGGCCAGAGCTTGCTGATATTATTCCTGCGCTTCTAGCAATGGGAGCCCTTGCTCTTTTCTTACGTAAATGGCAGCCAAAGCGTATTTTCTTACTAAATGGACAAGTCTCTACTGTAAACAAGTACGCATTAAAAGACATCATTCTTTCATGGTCACCTTTTTATTTGTTAACAGGATTTGTACTGCTTTGGAGTCTTCCAGTTTTCAAATCTCTTTTCCAACCAGGAAACCTGTTATCATCTTTTGTTTTCACGTTTAATGCTCCTGGAACACCAATTGCACTTTCAATTGACTTTATTGGAGCAACTGGAACGGCCATCCTTTTGGCTGCTGTAACCACTGTTTTAACAACGAAAAAAATTAGTCTATCTCGGAGCCTAGCACTTCTAGGAAAGACAATAAAAGAATTTATCATTCCCATTGGGATGATCTGTGCTGTCATTAGTATCGCCAAACTAATGACATACGGTGGATTAACAATGGCACTTGGGAATGCGGTAGCTGAAGCAGGTCAAATTTTTCCTTTCTTCTCCCCTGTTCTTGGCTGGATTGGTGTGTTTATGACAGGTTCTGTTGTGAATAACAATACGCTTTTTGCTCCAATTCAAACAACGGCCGCGTCTTTAATTGGAACAAATCCTTCTATGCTAGTTGCTAGCAACACAGCTGGAGGAGTCATGGCAAAGCTCGTATCTCCACAGTCAATTGCTATTGCAACAGCAGCAGTTGGCCAAACAGGAAAAGAAGCTGAGTTAACCAAAATGACGCTGCGCTACAGCCTCACTTTACTTTTATTTGTTTGTATTTGGACTTTTATCTTATCTCTTTTTCAATAA
- the bcd gene encoding branched-chain amino acid dehydrogenase has product MKIFSYMEQYDYEQLVFCQDEQSGLKAIIAIHDTTIGPALGGTRMWTYESEEAAIEDALRLAKGMTYKNAAAGLNLGGGKTVIIGDPKRDKNEEMFRAFGRYIQGLNGRYITAEDVGTTVEDMDLVYQETDYVTGVSPAFGSSGNPSPVTAYGVYRGIKAAAKEAFGTDILEGKVIAVQGIGNVAYNLCRHLHEEGAKLIVTDINKESVQRAVEEFGAKAVDPQDIYGVECDIYAPCALGATINDETIPQLKAKVIAGAANNQLKEARHGDMIHEMGIIYAPDYVINAGGVINVADELIGYNRERALKKVETIYDNIEKVIEISKRDGIPTYVAADRLAEERIEKLRRSRSQFLQNEHHLLSRRSR; this is encoded by the coding sequence ATGAAAATTTTTAGCTATATGGAACAATACGATTATGAACAATTAGTTTTTTGCCAAGATGAGCAATCGGGGTTAAAAGCAATTATTGCCATTCATGATACAACAATTGGGCCTGCTTTAGGTGGAACGAGAATGTGGACGTATGAGTCTGAGGAAGCGGCAATTGAAGACGCGCTGCGCCTTGCAAAAGGGATGACATATAAAAACGCAGCAGCAGGGCTTAACCTGGGAGGCGGTAAAACAGTTATTATCGGTGATCCTAAAAGAGATAAAAACGAAGAAATGTTCCGCGCGTTTGGACGTTATATTCAAGGGCTAAACGGACGCTATATTACAGCTGAAGATGTGGGAACAACTGTTGAAGATATGGACCTTGTATATCAAGAAACAGACTACGTGACAGGAGTTTCACCTGCGTTTGGTTCATCAGGAAATCCTTCGCCAGTTACGGCTTATGGAGTTTATCGCGGGATTAAAGCAGCTGCAAAAGAAGCATTCGGTACGGATATTTTAGAAGGAAAAGTAATAGCAGTTCAAGGAATCGGAAACGTTGCATATAACCTGTGTCGTCATCTTCATGAAGAAGGAGCAAAGCTCATTGTGACAGACATCAACAAGGAGTCTGTGCAGCGTGCAGTTGAAGAATTCGGTGCAAAAGCAGTAGACCCGCAGGATATTTATGGAGTAGAATGTGATATCTATGCACCTTGTGCACTAGGTGCAACAATCAATGATGAAACAATTCCACAATTAAAGGCAAAGGTAATTGCAGGAGCAGCAAACAATCAGTTAAAAGAAGCCCGTCATGGTGATATGATTCATGAAATGGGAATCATTTATGCACCGGACTATGTAATCAACGCTGGAGGAGTAATTAACGTAGCGGACGAATTGATTGGTTATAATCGTGAACGCGCATTGAAAAAGGTTGAAACGATTTATGATAATATTGAAAAAGTAATTGAAATTTCAAAGCGAGATGGAATTCCGACATATGTAGCGGCAGATCGCCTAGCAGAAGAGCGAATTGAGAAACTAAGACGCTCTCGCAGTCAGTTTTTGCAAAATGAACATCACCTTTTAAGTAGACGTTCTCGCTAA
- a CDS encoding DUF2627 domain-containing protein: protein MMRIIALLILLIPGVLAGYGIKLMRDMVFGILQPPFSSLMLQFTIGLLLFVIGLGFVAGFILHRDRKRQKVQPRFQQKEKASLSKK, encoded by the coding sequence ATGATGAGGATTATTGCGTTGCTCATTTTATTAATTCCCGGAGTTTTAGCAGGGTATGGCATTAAATTAATGAGAGATATGGTGTTTGGAATTTTACAGCCTCCTTTTTCATCCTTAATGCTTCAATTTACCATAGGGTTACTATTGTTTGTAATTGGTTTAGGATTTGTAGCAGGTTTTATTCTTCATCGAGATCGAAAGCGTCAAAAGGTTCAACCTCGCTTTCAGCAAAAAGAGAAAGCATCTCTATCAAAAAAATAG
- the buk gene encoding butyrate kinase, whose amino-acid sequence MQDYRILTINPGSTSTKIGVFHNDQMIFDRTIRYEAKELSVFETIYDQYEFRKKSILEALDEEGINLSKLNAVCGRGGLLRPIEGGTYEVNKLMLTDLKEGYAGHHASNLGGILAYEIGSGLNIPAFIVDPVVVDELLDVARISGSPYMARKSIFHALNQKAVARKVAAKLDKKYEELNLIVTHMGGGITVGVHNYGRVVDVNNGLHGDGPFSPERAGSVPVGELVRLCFSGEYYREDIMKMLVGKGGLVGYLGTSDVQKVEKLIEHGNEKAKLVYEAMAYQIAKEIGAASAVLAGKVDAIILTGGIAYSKMFVSLIIERVKWIADVTVFPGENELQALAEGALRVLKQEEKAKQYPGEHIHSSTL is encoded by the coding sequence ATGCAAGATTATCGAATACTCACCATTAATCCAGGATCGACATCAACGAAAATCGGTGTATTCCACAATGATCAAATGATTTTTGATCGCACGATTCGCTATGAAGCAAAAGAACTGAGTGTATTTGAAACCATTTATGATCAATATGAGTTTCGGAAAAAATCTATTCTAGAAGCGCTTGATGAAGAGGGAATTAATTTATCAAAACTTAATGCAGTCTGCGGACGTGGTGGGTTGTTACGTCCAATTGAAGGCGGTACGTATGAAGTAAATAAGCTAATGCTTACAGACTTAAAAGAAGGATATGCAGGTCACCATGCATCAAACCTTGGTGGAATCTTGGCATATGAAATCGGTTCTGGTTTGAATATTCCAGCATTCATTGTAGACCCTGTGGTTGTTGATGAATTATTGGACGTGGCTAGGATATCAGGTAGCCCATATATGGCGCGTAAAAGCATTTTTCATGCATTAAATCAAAAAGCAGTAGCCCGTAAAGTTGCTGCCAAACTTGATAAAAAATACGAAGAATTAAATTTAATTGTGACACATATGGGTGGAGGTATCACTGTAGGTGTTCATAATTATGGAAGAGTCGTTGATGTGAATAACGGTTTACATGGTGACGGTCCTTTTAGTCCAGAGAGAGCGGGAAGTGTTCCAGTGGGAGAACTTGTCCGCTTATGTTTTTCCGGTGAGTATTATCGCGAAGATATTATGAAGATGCTTGTTGGTAAAGGTGGATTAGTTGGATATTTAGGGACGTCTGATGTTCAAAAAGTTGAAAAACTTATTGAACATGGAAATGAAAAAGCAAAATTGGTGTATGAAGCAATGGCTTACCAAATTGCAAAAGAAATTGGTGCAGCAAGTGCTGTGTTAGCAGGTAAGGTCGATGCGATTATTTTAACAGGTGGAATTGCTTATTCAAAAATGTTCGTGAGTTTAATTATTGAACGCGTAAAGTGGATTGCAGATGTTACGGTGTTTCCTGGGGAAAATGAGCTTCAAGCACTGGCTGAGGGTGCACTGCGCGTCTTAAAACAGGAAGAAAAAGCAAAGCAATATCCTGGTGAGCACATTCACTCTTCTACACTTTAA
- the lpdA gene encoding dihydrolipoyl dehydrogenase, which yields MAREYDVVVLGGGTGGYVAAIRASQLGLSVAIVEKEKLGGTCLHAGCIPSKALLRSAEVYQTTKKAASFGVLASDVKLDYERVQERKDSVVTQLYNGVKGLMKKGKIDVYEGFGRILGPSIFSPMPGTISVELKSGEENEMLIPNNVIISTGSRPRTLPGLTIDGEFIITSDEALQMKNLPQSIMIVGGGVIGVEWASMLADFGVKVTIIEYSDRILPTEDYDVSTEMKKQLQRKGIEVVTSAKVLADTVEVASSVKVKAEVNGETSTYEAEKMLVSVGRQANVEGIGLENTDIVVENGFIKTNEFYQTKESHIYAIGDVIGGLQLAHVASHEGIVAIEHIGDKKPLPIQYETISKCVYSSPEVASVGLTEQEAKEKGHAVKVGKMPFKAIGKALVYGEAEGFVKIIKDEETNDLLGVHMIGPHVTDMISEAGLAKVLDATPWEVAHTIHPHPSLSEAIGEAALAVDGKAIHF from the coding sequence ATGGCAAGAGAATATGATGTAGTAGTTCTAGGAGGAGGCACGGGCGGATACGTAGCGGCAATTCGTGCTTCTCAGCTCGGCTTAAGCGTTGCAATTGTAGAAAAAGAAAAGCTGGGTGGTACATGCCTTCATGCAGGGTGTATTCCAAGCAAAGCTTTGTTACGAAGTGCAGAAGTATATCAAACAACAAAAAAAGCAGCCTCTTTTGGCGTTTTAGCATCTGATGTAAAACTTGATTATGAGCGTGTACAAGAGCGAAAAGATTCGGTTGTCACACAGCTGTATAATGGTGTCAAAGGACTGATGAAAAAAGGCAAAATCGATGTGTATGAAGGCTTTGGTCGCATATTAGGACCATCCATCTTTTCACCGATGCCAGGAACCATTTCAGTTGAACTAAAGAGCGGTGAAGAAAATGAAATGCTTATACCAAATAACGTAATCATTTCAACGGGCTCGCGCCCAAGAACGTTACCAGGACTAACGATTGATGGAGAGTTTATCATTACATCGGATGAAGCGTTACAAATGAAAAATCTTCCTCAATCTATTATGATTGTTGGTGGCGGTGTGATTGGTGTTGAATGGGCTTCAATGCTTGCTGACTTTGGAGTTAAGGTAACAATTATTGAATACAGTGATCGGATTCTGCCGACCGAAGATTACGATGTATCAACTGAAATGAAAAAGCAGCTACAGCGAAAAGGAATTGAGGTAGTTACTTCTGCTAAAGTATTAGCGGATACTGTTGAAGTAGCTAGCAGTGTAAAAGTGAAAGCTGAAGTGAATGGTGAAACAAGTACATACGAAGCTGAAAAGATGCTTGTATCTGTTGGACGACAAGCCAACGTTGAAGGTATTGGATTAGAAAACACAGATATTGTTGTTGAGAATGGTTTTATTAAGACAAATGAATTTTATCAAACAAAAGAGTCGCATATCTATGCAATTGGTGATGTCATTGGTGGTCTTCAACTTGCGCACGTTGCTTCTCATGAGGGAATTGTAGCCATCGAACATATAGGAGACAAAAAGCCGCTGCCAATTCAATATGAAACTATTTCAAAGTGCGTATATAGTAGCCCAGAAGTGGCAAGCGTGGGTTTAACAGAGCAAGAAGCAAAAGAAAAAGGTCATGCCGTGAAAGTTGGTAAAATGCCGTTTAAAGCAATTGGTAAAGCACTTGTATATGGTGAAGCAGAAGGATTTGTAAAAATCATTAAAGACGAAGAAACAAATGACTTGCTTGGAGTGCACATGATTGGTCCACACGTAACAGACATGATTTCAGAAGCGGGTCTTGCAAAAGTGTTAGATGCAACGCCATGGGAAGTTGCTCATACTATTCATCCACACCCAAGCTTATCTGAAGCAATCGGTGAAGCAGCACTAGCTGTTGATGGAAAGGCCATTCATTTTTAA